In Aegilops tauschii subsp. strangulata cultivar AL8/78 chromosome 3, Aet v6.0, whole genome shotgun sequence, one genomic interval encodes:
- the LOC109756995 gene encoding putative pectinesterase/pectinesterase inhibitor 22: MLYLRTFLPRQTIPCLPLRQGRLLTYLRQQCLHNIYARTTNGHAHTVLTAMASTWMARGLQALLLLLALLLVPRGGDGAAVFSGYTFKGQGEAEAFEEALLRQACFNVSSSSSGAGRGKGDCVSRIDTARGGPSSGPVPVLRAALRDTLGEAVSAVGAVAGLASLSNHAREEMAVRDCIELLGYSVDELGWSLDAMAEPVDGAEVEMETAHGAAPGSLRSGARAEDDLHAWLSAALGNQDTCTEGFRGTDGRLLRRVEESVAQLTQLVSNLLAMHKRLRSIMPLRQRGKNDTAASGAGSELPPWVMDVAGGVEGELARARGRSGRKKAMRVDVVVARDGSGRYRSVGEAVARAPNHSRRKYVIYVKRGVYYENVDVKKKKTNIVLVGEGMGETVITGSRSFSSGWTTFRSATVAVSGAGFIARDLTIRNTAGAAAHQAVALRVDSDRSAFFHVAVEGHQDTLYAHSLRQFYRDCRVSGTVDFVFGNGIAVIQRTTLATLPLAPGQTGSVTAQGRKDPNQNTGFSIHNCVVEAKYPTYLGRPWKPFSRVVVMESYLGAGVRTRGWLEWAGDAGLATLFYGEYRNFGPGAGVAGRVKWPGYHVIMDPAWASHFTVRRFIDGLTWLPSAGVTFTADLIKK, from the exons ATGCTATATTTGCGCACCTTTCTTCCACGACAAACTATACCTTGCCTCCCTTTGCGCCAAGGCAGATTACTTACTTACCTTCGTCAGCAATGCCTTCACAATATATACGCACGCACGACCAATGGTCATGCCCATACAGTCCTCACGGCAATGGCGTCGACATGGATGGCACGTGGCCTGCAGGCGCTACTGCTTCTGTTGGCGCTTCTGCTCGTCCCCCGCGGCGGCGATGGCGCCGCGGTGTTCTCCGGGTACACGTTCAAGGGGCAGGGCGAGGCCGAGGCCTTCGAGGAGGCGCTGCTGCGCCAGGCCTGCTTCAAcgtctcctcttcttcctccggGGCCGGGCGCGGCAAGGGTGACTGCGTCTCGCGCATCGACACGGCACGCGGCGGGCCCAGCAGCGGGCCCGTCCCCGTCCTCCGCGCCGCGCTCCGCGACACGCTCGGCGAGGCCGTCAGCGCCGTCGGGGCCGTCGCCGGCCTGGCGTCCCTGTCCAACCACGCGCGCGAGGAGATGGCCGTGCGCGACTGCATCGAGCTGCTCGGGTACTCCGTCGACGAGCTCGGGTGGTCGCTCGACGCCATGGCCGAGCCTGTCGACGGCGCGGAGGTGGAGATGGAGACCGCTCACGGCGCTGCGCCCGGGAGTCTTCGCAGTGGGGCGCGCGCCGAAGACGACCTGCACGCCTGGCTCAGCGCCGCGCTGGGCAACCAGGACACGTGCACGGAGGGCTTCCGCGGCACCGATGGCCGCCTGCTGCGTCGCGTCGAGGAGTCTGTGGCGCAGCTGACGCAGCTGGTGAGCAACCTGCTCGCCATGCACAAGCGGCTGCGCAGCATCATGCCGCTGCGCCAGCGCGGCAAGAACGACACGGCGGCGTCCGGCGCCGGTTCGGAGCTGCCGCCGTGGGTgatggacgtcgccggcggcgtCGAAGGGGAGCTCGCGCGCGCCCGGGGCCGGTCGGGACGGAAGAAGGCGATGCGCGTGGACGTGGTGGTGGCTCGGGACGGGAGCGGGAGGTACCGGTCTGTCGGCGAGGCGGTGGCGCGCGCGCCCAACCACAGCCGGAGGAAGTACGTCATCTACGTGAAGCGAGGGGTGTACTACGAGAACGTGGacgtgaagaagaagaagaccaacaTCGTGCTCGTCGGCGAGGGCATGGGCGAGACGGTCATCACCGGCAGTCGGAGCTTCTCGAGCGGCTGGACGACGTTCCGGAGCGCCACCGTTG CCGTGTCCGGCGCGGGGTTCATCGCGCGGGACCTGACGATCCGCAacacggcgggggcggcggcgcaccAGGCGGTGGCCCTGCGCGTGGACTCGGACCGCTCGGCCTTCTTCCACGTGGCCGTCGAGGGGCACCAGGACACGCTCTACGCGCACTCGCTCCGGCAGTTCTATCGGGACTGCCGCGTGTCCGGCACCGTGGACTTCGTCTTCGGCAACGGCATCGCCGTGATCCAGCGCACCACCCTCGCCACGCTGCCGCTGGCGCCGGGGCAGACGGGGAGTGTCACGGCGCAGGGCCGCAAGGACCCGAACCAGAACACGGGGTTCTCCATCCACAACTGCGTCGTGGAGGCCAAGTACCCGACCTACCTCGGCCGACCGTGGAAGCCATTCTCGCGGGTGGTGGTCATGGAGTCGTACCTGGGTGCCGGCGTGCGCACGCGCGGGTGGCTCGAGTGGGCAGGGGACGCCGGCCTCGCCACCCTCTTCTACGGGGAGTACAGAAACTTTGGGCCCGGCGCGGGGGTAGCCGGGCGGGTAAAGTGGCCGGGGTACCACGTGATCATGGACCCGGCATGGGCCAGCCACTTCACCGTAAGGCGGTTCATCGACGGCCTGACATGGCTGCCGTCCGCCGGCGTCACCTTCACGGCCGACTTGATCAAGAAATGA
- the LOC109756996 gene encoding uncharacterized protein yields the protein MAAPPPVLTLAVEKGPRKGEICQCSAGSVLRVGRVIKGNHFAVRDKGASQQHLSIEFLPPPAAGWVVSDLGSSNGSFLNDVPLEPFVLTPLSHGNLIKIGESTVLAVSIPSHSDLSTATAADPGTRRSSRYAAETAAVEEEKPPAATRRGTRKKAAVAAIPEVENEVPDAAVVVVEEEKPRRGGPRKVAAVAPPEQREDGEKEAPVGRRRGGRKKVAEPSEPEKEEAPLAPPVGGRKKTTAAAEPEKGDEEEEEGKKEAPKGRRRGGRKKAAEPSEPEKEEAPLAPRAGGRKKTTAAAESEKGDEEEEALLVTRKEDTEPPELEKEDDVEAQMITRRGRRKNAPTVAPPPQPVKTGSRGGHGRFTRAASTRKAVLEDEEVEEEEEHEVAVPRDQPGNLSTSTAVKDGEEEEEEEKGDKVAADDGEIEVAAKALEEEVPKGRASAQCAASDNEGVGERGGGEEEDDGNGDLLGSRGEASAQCAASDNEGDWEMGGGEEEDDGNGDLLGSRGDVGDGAKVEECAVRSSLETMTLQEWFDRMEKYLPRMINEAADQMIAELEEKQKRVHEYISTLSKSSDPS from the coding sequence ATGGCCGCTCCGCCGCCGGTGCTCACCCTTGCGGTGGAGAAGGGTCCGCGCAAGGGAGAGATCTGCCAGTGCAGCGCTGGATCCGTGCTCCGTGTCGGGCGCGTCATCAAAGGCAACCACTTTGCCGTGCGCGATAAGGGCGCGTCGCAGCAACATCTCTCCATCGAGTTcctcccgccgcccgccgccggatGGGTCGTCTCCGATCTGGGATCCTCCAACGGCTCCTTCCTCAACGATGTGCCCCTCGAGCCCTTTGTTCTCACCCCGCTTTCCCATGGGAACCTGATCAAGATCGGCGAGTCCACCGTGCTCGCCGTGTCCATCCCCTCCCATTCGGATCTGAGCACCGCCACCGCTGCCGACCCCGGAACTAGGCGCTCCTCGCGCTATgcggcggagacggcggcggtggaggaggaGAAGCCCCCTGCGGCGACCCGCCGGGGCACACGGAAGAAggcagcggtggcggcgatcCCCGAAGTGGAGAATGAAGTGCCGGACGCGGCGGTAGTGGTAGTGGAGGAGGAGAAGCCCCGCCGGGGCGGACCTAGGAAGGTGGCTGCAGTGGCTCCCCCTGAACAGAGGGAAGATGGGGAGAAGGAGGCCCCGGTGGGGAGGCGCCGTGGTGGACGGAAGAAGGTCGCGGAGCCCTCTGaaccggagaaggaggaggcccCGCTGGCGCCGCCTGTTGGCGGGCGGAAGAAGACCACAGCAGCTGCTGAGCCGGAGAAAggagatgaggaggaggaagaggggaagaaggaGGCCCCGAAGGGGAGGCGCCGTGGTGGACGGAAGAAGGCCGCGGAGCCCTCTGaaccggagaaggaggaggcccCGCTGGCGCCGCGTGCTGGCGGGCGGAAGAAGACCACAGCAGCTGCTGAGTCGGAGAAAggagatgaggaggaggaagcccTGCTGGTGACGCGGAAGGAGGACACGGAGCCTCCTGAACTGGAGAAGGAAGACGATGTGGAGGCCCAGATGATTACACGCCGTGGGAGGAGGAAGAATGCTCCGACGGTCGCCCCTCCACCACAGCCTGTGAAGACGGGGTCCAGAGGGGGGCATGGAAGGTTTACAAGAGCGGCTAGTACAAGGAAGGCCGTTCTAGAGGATGAGGaagtggaggaagaggaggaacaTGAGGTGGCTGTGCCAAGAGATCAGCCTGGCAATCTGTCGACTTCGACAGCGGTAAAGgatggtgaagaggaggaggaggaggagaagggggaTAAGGTGGCAGCTGACGATGGAGAAATCGAGGTGGCTGCAAAGGCATTGGAGGAGGAAGTCCCCAAGGGGAGGGCTTCTGCTCAGTGTGCTGCTTCTGACAATGAGGGTGTTGGGGAAAGGGGTGGCGGAGAAGAGGAAGATGATGGCAATGGGGATTTGCTTGGCAGTAGAGGAGAGGCTTCTGCTCAGTGTGCTGCTTCTGACAATGAGGGTGATTGGGAAATGGGTGGCGGAGAAGAGGAAGATGATGGCAATGGGGATTTGCTTGGAAGTAGAGGAGATGTAGGAGATGGGGCGAAGGTGGAGGAATGTGCTGTTAGAAGCAGCCTTGAGACCATGACATTGCAGGAGTGGTTCGACCGGATGGAAAAGTACCTCCCAAGGATGATCAACGAGGCTGCTGATCAGATGATCGCGGAGTTGGAGGAGAAACAAAAGCGAGTCCATGAGTACATTTCAACGCTCAGTAAGAGCTCCGACCCTTCCTGA